A window of Candidatus Nitrospira allomarina genomic DNA:
AAAGTGGTGAGGGAATTGGAATGATTGGGCGGACAGAAGGCATTGCTACCATGGCCGTTTGTCTCATTGAATGCACCACGCCCTTATGAAATGATGCCGTCTCCTCTTCCTTGGGGTATATCCGTATGGTGCGCGTATGCGATGGGTTAAACGAATTACCGAAGATCTACATGCAGTATTTGAGCGCGATCCGGCGGCAACCAGTCGCTGGGAAGTGTTGCTGGCCTACTCAGGTTTTCATGCGTTATTAGCTCATCGGGTGGCTCACTGGTTATGGGGGAAAAACGTTCCGATTGTCCCGCGGTTAATTTCGCAACTGGCTCGCTGGCTGACCGGTATAGAAATTCATCCAGGCGCTCAGATTGGACGAGGGTTTTTCATTGACCATGGGATGGGGGTCGTGATTGGCGAAACGGCTGTTCTGGGGGACTTTGTCACCCTCTTTCAAGGCGTAACGCTGGGTGGAACCGGCAAAGAACGTGGTAAGCGCCATCCAACA
This region includes:
- the cysE gene encoding serine O-acetyltransferase, with the protein product MRWVKRITEDLHAVFERDPAATSRWEVLLAYSGFHALLAHRVAHWLWGKNVPIVPRLISQLARWLTGIEIHPGAQIGRGFFIDHGMGVVIGETAVLGDFVTLFQGVTLGGTGKERGKRHPTLGNHVVVGAGAKVLGNITIGDFVKIGANSVVLRSVPSNSTVIGIPGRIIKTIGDRVPEATMDHANIPDPIAERFDAMEQELIALRKQVEQSEKEL